Proteins from one Mus pahari chromosome 10, PAHARI_EIJ_v1.1, whole genome shotgun sequence genomic window:
- the Tmem202 gene encoding transmembrane protein 202 — protein sequence MERKEQTMTFYSPEVTKIKGDLRYQRPTLPTNQQAISAQKRQQYVNEACTYIRMFCGSLSGFSVLLLICTSPLNLVQFLVNNNGLELKAGLWTLCYHELCWSHTPKPPYYLQYSRALFVISILFMLIGLGLLLSSCRPAERMMSAELDLKVSMLSLCSAVSLLLCLNLFLAQVELYTKNAMEYEFLWTYYLSWCSEVLYICVGIISFLNYITFQFHPPDEGVSADLWQKSRLGIGPVPKTLSAPAERSHSEMQFLSGRQEKLRNVRKGKLATTRL from the exons atggagaggaaggaacaaACCATGACCTTTTACAGTCCTGAGGTCACCAAAATAAAGGGGGACCTGAGATACCAACGG CCTACCCTTCCTACCAACCAACAAGCCATATCGGCCCAGAAGCGACAGCAGTATGTGAATGAGGCTTGCACCTACATCCGGATGTTCTGTGGTAGCCTCTCTGGCTTTAGTGTCTTGCTACTGATCTGCACATCCCCGCTGAACTTGGTGCAGTTCCTGGTGAACAACAATGGCCTTGAGCTCAAAGCAGGACTCTGGACCTTATGCTACCATGAGCTGTGCTGGAGCCACACACCCAAGCCACCCT ATTATCTCCAGTATTCCAGAGCCTTGTTCGTTATCTCTATCCTCTTCATGCTTATTGGCCTTGGCTTGCTCTTGAGCTCTTGCCGCCCTGCAGAAAGAATGATGTCCGCCGAGTTGGATCTGAAGGTGTCCATGCTCAGCCTCTGCTCAG CTGTCAGCTTGCTCCTCTGCCTCAACCTGTTTCTGGCACAGGTTGAATTGTACACAAAGAATGCCATGGAGTATGAGTTCCTGTGGACCTACTACCTTAGTTGGTGCAGTGAGGTCTTATATATCTGTGTTG GGATCATCTCTTTTCTCAACTACATAACTTTCCAATTCCATCCTCCTGATGAGGGTGTCAGCGCAGATCTATGGCAGAAGTCCAGGCTGGGCATTGGGCCAGTGCCAAAAACACTGTCTGCTCCAGCTGAAAGGTCACATTCTGAGATGCAGTTTTTAAGTGGGAGACAGGAAAAACTACGGAATGTGAGAAAGGGAAAACTAGCTACCACAAGACTGTGA